The following are from one region of the Ananas comosus cultivar F153 linkage group 20, ASM154086v1, whole genome shotgun sequence genome:
- the LOC109725714 gene encoding ETHYLENE INSENSITIVE 3-like 3 protein yields MDHLAIIATDLGDSSDFEVDGVRCENLTENDVSDEEIDAEDLTRRMWKDQIKLRRIKERQKLASQLASSDKTKTKPTSDQARRKKMSRAQDGILKYMLKLMEVCNVRGFVYGIIPEKGKPVSGASDNIRAWWKEKVKFDKNGPAAIAKYEAENFAAENSLSNGSKNLHSLMDLQDATLGSLLSSLMQHCNPPQRKYPLEKGVPPPWWPTGNEEWWAPLGLPKGMSPPYKKPHDLKKLWKVGVLTGVIKHMSPNVEKIKTHVRKSKCLQDKMSAKESLIWLGVLNKEEMALHQLSSDNGVSEISQRSGHGERREDTNSSSSEYDVDGFEERNPNLVANTSGETSSSKKKENSSPKDAEQVTEPRKRKRSGDMSSALVEQQAEATQDENRQENLRNGMPNMNHTYVPVAAYQPVSFDRVNRTYQTSQHHEDLQNQIIVPETGVNNYASIPHDVPPINMYMGGQPLQYTENDLLESRGTLQSGSRIEFVSPSNYYGPSQGKQQLQSNVIDQQMRTLVSEVPVHSSNVFTGHALATSGNSNAVAGDMHPFMDEPFYNEPDKFVGSSFEGLSLDFIGIGSPSLSGLDDLLHDDDIIEYLGT; encoded by the coding sequence ATGGATCACCTAGCAATCATTGCTaccgatttgggtgatagttcGGATTTCGAGGTGGATGGTGTGAGGTGCGAAAACCTGACGGAGAATGACGTTAGTGATGAAGAAATCGATGCGGAAGACCTCACGAGGCGCATGTGGAAAGACCAAATTAAGCTCAGGAGGATCAAGGAGCGGCAGAAGCTCGCTTCTCAGCTGGCTTCTTCGGACAAAACTAAGACTAAACCCACCTCTGATCAAGCTCGAAGGAAGAAGATGTCGCGGGCCCAAGACGGGATCCTTAAATACATGTTAAAATTGATGGAGGTGTGCAATGTACGCGGGTTCGTCTACGGAATAATACCCGAAAAAGGAAAACCAGTTAGCGGGGCTTCTGATAATATTCGAGCTTGGTGGAAGGAGAAGGTTAAGTTTGATAAGAACGGGCCAGCGGCTATAGCGAAGTATGAGGCGGAGAACTTTGCTGCTGAAAATTCTCTTAGTAATGGAAGTAAAAATCTTCATAGTCTAATGGATCTTCAAGATGCTACTTTGGGctctctcctttcttctttAATGCAGCATTGCAACCCACCTCAGCGTAAATATCCTTTAGAGAAGGGGGTTCCTCCCCCATGGTGGCCGACGGGTAATGAGGAGTGGTGGGCTCCTTTGGGCTTACCAAAGGGTATGAGCCCGCCTTATAAGAAGCCGCATGACCTTAAGAAGTTATGGAAAGTTGGGGTTTTGACTGGTGTGATCAAGCACATGTCTCCTAACGTTGAGAAGATTAAAACGCATGTACGGAAATCCAAGTGTTTGCAGGATAAGATGAGCGCGAAAGAGAGCTTGATTTGGCTAGGAGTGTTAAACAAAGAAGAAATGGCCCTTCACCAGCTAAGTAGTGATAATGGGGTATCTGAAATAAGTCAACGTAGTGGTCATGGGGAGCGCAGGGAGGATACAAATAGTAGTAGTAGCGAATATGATGTCGATGGCTTTGAGGAGAGAAATCCGAATTTGGTTGCGAATACTAGTGGGGAAACTTCAAGTtcaaaaaagaaggaaaacagTTCGCCTAAAGATGCAGAGCAAGTTACTGAAccgagaaagagaaaaaggtcaGGTGACATGAGTTCGGCACTTGTTGAGCAGCAGGCAGAAGCCACTCAGGATGAAAACCGACAAGAGAATTTGCGAAATGGGATGCCAAATATGAATCACACATACGTGCCGGTTGCGGCTTATCAGCCAGTTAGTTTTGATCGAGTGAATCGTACGTATCAAACTTCACAGCATCATGAAGATCTTCAAAACCAGATTATTGTTCCTGAAACTGGGGTTAATAATTATGCAAGTATTCCTCATGATGTCCCTCCAATAAACATGTATATGGGAGGACAGCCTTTACAGTATACTGAAAATGATTTATTGGAGTCTCGAGGCACTCTTCAATCTGGCAGTAGAATTGAATTTGTCTCTCCATCTAATTATTATGGGCCCTCACAAGGAAAACAACAGCTCCAGTCTAATGTAATTGATCAGCAGATGAGAACATTGGTTTCTGAGGTACCGGTTCATAGTAGTAATGTTTTTACGGGACATGCATTGGCAACTAGCGGAAATTCCAATGCAGTTGCTGGCGACATGCATCCATTCATGGATGAACCTTTCTACAATGAACCAGATAAGTTTGTTGGCAGTTCGTTCGAAGGGTTGTCCTTAGATTTCATCGGGATTGGCAGTCCTTCCTTAAGTGGCCTAGATGATTTGCTGCATGATGACGATATTATTGAGTATTTAGGAACATAA